The genomic window ATACGACCAAGAAGAGGCGAGCAAAGATGCAACCGCTGACAAAGATGTTGAAATGTCCGATACTGCCGAGCCCCAGCCCGAGAAACCGATCGAAGAGGCCAAGCCAGTCGAGGAGACACCGCAAGAACCAAAGCCTGAGAAGGAGTTGAGTCCCGTTGATGCGGCCGTCCGAGATATCAAGGCTGCCTACGTCGCGGCGAAGAGAAGATACAGGATCTCGCCAGCCCGTATCGAGAGGCTGCAACAAGCCCTGAATCTCTACCTGGGCACGCACAACTATCACAACTATACTGTGATGAAGTCCTTCAAGGATGCATCTGCCAAGCGTCACATCAAGTCGTTCGaggccaacaccacccctaTCCAGATTGGCGATACCGAGTGGCTGTCTCTCAAGGTCCACGGCCAGAGCTTCATGATGCACCAGATTCGCAAGATGGTCGCCATGGCGGTCATGGTCGTTCGCTGCGGCGCCCCGCTTGATCTCATCAAGGAGAGCTACGGGCCTCGAAGGATTAGCATCCCCAAGGCGCCCGGTCTTGGTCTCATGCTGGAACGTCCCATGTTTACAGAGTATAACAAGAGGGCCGCCGGGTTCGACAAGGAGCCCATTGACTTCTCCAAGTACGAGGATCAGATCATCAAGTTCAAGGACGAGCACATCTACCGGAGGATgtttgaggtggaggagaaagagaactCGTGAGTGCTGATGCCACACCAGGCACATGCTGTATAATATTGCTGACAACCATTTTTGCAGGTTCCACTTGTTCTTCAACCAGGTCGATAACTTCCGCACCGACTATTTCCTGTGGGTGACGGCCGGGGGTGTGGACGCTTCCCATGAGCGGTCTGATCGGACCGAGAGGGTGCccaaggcgttggaggctgAGCTTGGCGATGAGgctgatggggtggtggaggatggaaCGTAAATACCTTTGCTACAGGCAACTTGGTCCAGAACACCAGCGTCATGACAAAAGATTGGTAGCGGAGCTTTACGTTGCTCGAGCTTGTTTTCCACTTTGTACGCCATGCTTTCCCGTCTCTTGGAAGCGCTGTTGAGGTTTCAGCTTACTATTTACTGTCCAGTGCGTTTGTTCGCCAGACCATGGCCGTTGCCTTCGCCATTGGATGCCGCAGGTGAGCGCTGTAGTTTGTGAAACATCTGCAGATGCATATGCATcttccctccacccccctccccttccggTGACAAACGTGTATTTTGGCCCGTATAAAATGCAAGAGAAGTACTCAACGGCCTCTTGTTCTTGCcggtttcttctttctgTCGTTGTCCGGTGTTTCTCTTACCAAATATTTGCAATCCGGTAGTATTTCGTCACTCATCACAACCCAAATGTTGGTCAACAGACGGAAAGTGGCGACCATCAGCGGCGTGCGCAGCAAGTTGGAGCGATACTGCCACCATGGTGACAAGATGCGCGAGAACAACCTCTCACAGGACGAACTAATGCTCATGTGCCAGGAATGCCCAAACTATTGTTCCCTCGGCAAGGCCTTGCGGCAGAGATTGCTTATATTCTTGAAGACTGAACCTGAGGAGGCAGCGATTTGGAAAAGGACGCTCACCGACAAGTTTCCAGAGTGGTTTGATCTTCCTTACAAGCAGGAAGACGTGCCCCAGCATTTCCTCCTCGACTGGGAGATATTCAAGTCACTGGGGTGGATTGGGGAGTGTCCACTGAGGCCTCGCATCCTCCCCGCTACAGAGCAAAGATCTAGCGGCAAAATCACCCTGCCTGACACACAGCTTGACAGGCTGGTAGCTGTTAACATCTTGGTTGAGTCTCTCGTTAGGGAtaggttgaaggaggagaggaggagtgcCGACGACTGCCGCTATGTCAACGCTGCTGTACAGACAAACGGGCCATCTCGAGGTTCGCCAGGATCATCAGATTCAATGGCCCAGCCGCCTTTCCTCGTGGCATCGCAAGCAGTCCCAAGCAAAGGCCCCGGCTAGACAGCAAGGTCTGGAGGAGAGCGGGCACGCACCCTGCAGAACCCCAGAAACACTGACATGCCACCCTTGCTTCAAGACTCACTTGTTAGTCGCCGCGTTCTGCTCTCATAATCCTCCAAGTCTAGCGCTAATGAATCTTTTTGGCTCAGCTCCTGACAGGAACAAGGGGTTTCCCGTCtgtcccacctcctcaacggcTCCCATCCGCGTCAGGAGCTCAACCCTCAGGGACCCCAGCCGAGAGACCGCACAAGCGTCGACGACGGACTTATGCGTACTCATAATCGTCGTCATCGGAATACAATCCAGATTCTGTTTCACTGGCGTCGTCGTCACCATTGTCATCGCTAGTGGACAACTCCCTCTCCGTCCTGGAAGATATGTCTGTCAGGCCAGAAGGGTCTGACATCAGCCAGCAAGATGATGGGCAGGACTTCGTTCACCAGCGGTTTGACTCCTGGAGGGAAGAGCAGGCAAAACAGCGGAGAGTGGTCACTGATGGGTATGTTCAGGCACTATTTGAACCAGcataaaaaaaataaggtCTTCACGGTTGCTCAGCGCGCGGTCGTTTAAAAATAGATTTTGGCATGATCGATTATGAAGCAGGTCGCATTAtttttcccaacccccaactccaaacgcCCCATGCTGTAAAAAATGAAACAGGAGAACACCGGCTGAAAGCACCAAGAGCTCACTGGTGCACACCAGGTACCTGTCCTGCCTGCGTTCTCCCGGGATGGCCTTCCAAGTTCTTGACGTGGTACCTCATCGGTGACTGTTCAGCGGCGCCAATCTGAGCCAGCCTCTGCTCATTCCTCAAAGCGTTGACCAGGTTGAAggtctcctccgcctcctgcTTCATGTTCCGTCTGGCTTCCTCGTCACCGGCGCCAGGCTTGGTCAACGGGCCAATGATCCACAGCTCGCGGATCTCATGGGTAAGGGAGAGCAAGTCCTCGGTGGCTCTGATCTGTTTGACTGTCAGTACATGATTCTGAGGGGCAAGGGCGAGATATTGTAGACATACGAAGCCCGTCATGGCGGTCTCCATCGCGAGACTGTTTATGGCAGCTGAGGAATTGGAAGCATTGGCGGGAATCTGCTGGGTGGCTGTGTGTATCATGTCGCGGTAATAAGTCATGAGCTCGGCCATGAGCTTGTTCTTGCGCTCTATAAATGGGTTGGGCTTGTCAGCTTTGAATGCAGCTTGCGATTCGGGGCAAATTTCAGCATCAACGATGGCATCGAAGGCCTCAAAGAActcggaagaagaagaatcagAGTGATCAGGGTTGTAAGAGGGGCCATGGGAATTTGTACCAAGAAGATTGTGAGCTGCATCAGCGTCGCGATTCATCTTGATATACCAGTCGAGGAAGAATCCAAGGATGTAATGAGATTGTCTGGAACTAGGGCTTTTGTTTCTGGGAGTTTACTGTGACTGTAATAATGAAGAAGTTTGCTGGATAATATGAGACACACACAAATTGCGGCAGTCGATGAttgttggcgatgatggtgaaggttCGGTTGATTCACTTGATTGATTGAGTGAGAGCGGGGACCATAAAGCCTGGAATCCACTGATGCATAGGAAGACGCACTGTGCGCACGGGAAGACCTTGGCAGACTTGGTGGCTCCACTATCATGCATGATACACAGTAATTCCACAACAAGAGCCCGATTTCAGGACAAAAACTATGCATCTTCTTGAGGTATGAAGAGCCAATATGGGCATTCATAAGGCACCTATGAGAGGTGAATGGGTCGAGGGTCAGGACATGGCAGGTGACCGATTCCGGAAGGTGTCACGTGTGCCGCCGAAGAATACGATTGGCAGAGTCCCCGCTCATTGCTGTGAGGGTTGAGCGCTCTGTCTCCCATTTTCTCTCGTTATTTTCACGACGCCGAGAAACAAGAACATGATGGGCTGCTGTTCTGGCTGTTAACCGCCACCTGCTCCCTCCTTCACGGAGCAGCAGAGGGCTGAGGAGGAACAAGATGTCAGCGACCGCCTTCCGGAGCAGGACAACGCCACGGCACGCCTGGAGCCTAACTGCTGCAAGGGTAAAACATCGCCTTGCTGTGACATCTCTTGTTTGGGCCGTCTCGCCCTGCGTGCTTGCCATGATGGTGGCTCAGAACACAAGGGTCAAGGTATGTAGCCGTCACCAGAGCCAACATTTGCTTCCACCTGTAGCTAACAACTAGCGCTTCTTTCCTCTAGCTCAAAACTGTCGCTCAAGCTCATCATGCCGTGGACGAAAGAGCAAACGACCCTGTGGCCACCATGCACGCAAGACAAGAGATTCATACGCAGCCACACTCGAGGCTCTTGGTTGTATTTGCCGCGCTCTGTTAGCTCTTGGCCACGAGTCTTGTTGTATCCTCAACAAGGGTCCTTCGAAGGAGCGTGAGCGAATCTCCACATCATCGTCAGATATCGCTGTCTCAGTCGGCGGTTTCTCTGCAAGCCTTGCTGCCTAGCTACTCCCAACGAAAGAGACGGCATCGAAAACTGCCAGGAGAGTTGTTGTGACGTCAAACAACAAACCCCAGCGCAATACGGCGCCTGTGCTGGCTCTTCAGCGACTTGTCATCATAAGGATCGGCCAACACTCTCTAGCACCGCGCAAGACCAGGTTCATTCAGGCTCCCGCCCAGGAGAGCCAACCTGCTGCGATGAACGCCCTTCTATGGAACCGACGGGCACAACTCTGGATCCTGAGCAAGGCCTGTCTACTCACGAACACATCGTCCTCAGTATTACAGGCATGACTTGTACCGGCTGTGAAACAAAGCTCCATCGCACCCTTGGCACTTTTCCCGGCATCAAGAACCTGAAAACTAGTCTGGTTCTTTCTCGAGCTGAATTCGATCTTGAGAAGAGGTCCCTAGTTGATGTTATGAGGCACGTCGAGAGGACCACCGAGTTCAAGTGCGGAAAGAGTGAAAAAGGGAGCCTCGGTTGATGTCATCGTGCCAGGAGGTGCATCGGCATTTATGGGGGAGCGGTGGCCGAAGGGTGTGACAGACATGGCCTTGGTCAACGACACAACTGTCAACATATCCTATGACCCGCAACTTGTTGGTGCCCGGGATCTAGTTGAGAGAGGCTGGGGCGTGCCCGTTGAGCTCGCCCCCTCAGCCAGATGCCTCTCTGTCAAATGGGAGCAGGCATGTCAAGCACATCGGACTCATGACGCTCGCGTCCATCCTTTTGACCATTACTGTACTGGTTCTTGCTTGGGCACCACTCCACGGGCATGAGATTGCATACAAATCAGGCTCGCTTGCCCTGGCTACTCTGGTTCAATTCTTGGTGGCCGGACCCTTTTATCCCAAGGCCCTTAAGGCTCTCGTCTTCTCCCGTGTCATCGAGATGGACCTTCTCATTGTCCTCAGCCCCAGCGCCGCTTATGTTTTCTCGGTTGTGTCCTTTGCATTTCTTGTGACTGGAGAACCGCTGTCGACCGGCAATTTCTTTCAGACAAGCACTTTGCTTGTCACGCTCATCATGTCGGTCGCTATGTGGCGGCCTTGGCTCGTCAGAAAGCCGTGTAATCCATATCGATTCGATCTCTTCAAGTCAATACCGCCATTCTCGTTGACTTCCACGGTGACCACGGCAGGGAAATCGACACCAGATTGCTTCAGTTAGGGGACATCTTCAAAGTCATGCCTGAGTCGCGAATTCCTACAGATGGTACTACTCTTGCGGGAACGTCGGAGATGGATGAGTCCATGGTCACGGGAGAGTCCAGACCAGTCGTGAAGTCCCCCGGGTCACCTGTTATTGCGGGAATCAGCAACGGATTATCTCCACTGTTCGTCCGTGCACTCGCATCCCCGGAGACAATACCAttgacaccaccgccgccatggtTGACGGGGCCAAGCTATCCAAACCCACGATGCAACGCCTCACTGACCGCGTGGCAAGCTATTTTGTCCCTGTCATATCGCTTCTCATGATCATCACGTTCGCCATCTGGATTGCGGTTGGAATCAGAGTACGTGGTGTATCGGCAAGGGAAGCAATCATCGAGGCAGTTACATACGCCATTACCGTCTTGATAGTTTGTTGTCCTTGTGCCATCAGCTTGGCCGTTCCCATGGTCGTTGTGATTGCTACCGGTGTTGGGGCTGAACACGGTGTCGTCTTCAAGTCCGCTGAGAGTATCGAGGTGGCGTACCAGGCAAAATATGTCATCCTTGACAAGACTGGCACTCTGACCAGACTGGCACTCTGACCGAGGGCAAGTTATCTGTCGTTTATTACGACGGAACGGATGGGGAGCTGGTCAACATGTCGCTCCTTCTCGAACTGCTGGAGAGCACCAAACATCCCGTCTCCCTCGCGCGTTGCTACTTTTCTGAAGGACAAGGGTGTGTTGTCCTCCTCTACAGTCCAAGACATCAGGTCTCTGCCCGGAAAAGGAGTTCAAGGCCTTGGCTTGGATGGCCAAATCCTTCAGGCAGGGAATGTCCGGTGGCTCGATGTGGAGTCTGACCTCCGTGTCCAGATGCCTGAAGAAGCTGGCCACACGGTATTTTGCTTCACGATTGATGGCAAACTTGCTGCAGTATTTGGGCTCCAAGACACACTGCGAAAAgaaaca from Podospora pseudoanserina strain CBS 124.78 chromosome 7 map unlocalized CBS124.78p_7.2, whole genome shotgun sequence includes these protein-coding regions:
- a CDS encoding uncharacterized protein (EggNog:ENOG503NYTT; COG:P), with translation MTLASILLTITVLVLAWAPLHGHEIAYKSGSLALATLVQFLVAGPFYPKALKALVFSRVIEMDLLIVLSPSAAYVFSVVSFAFLVTGEPLSTGNFFQTSTLLVTLIMSVAMWRPWLVRKPFNTAILVDFHGDHGREIDTRLLQLGDIFKVMPESRIPTDGTTLAGTSEMDESMVTGESRPVVKSPGSPQRIISTVRPCTRIPGDNTIDTTAAMVDGAKLSKPTMQRLTDRVASYFVPVISLLMIITFAIWIAVGIRVRGVSAREAIIEAVTYAITVLIVCCPCAISLAVPMVVVIATGVGAEHGVVFKSAESIEVAYQAKYVILDKTGTLTRLAL
- a CDS encoding uncharacterized protein (EggNog:ENOG503NYTT; COG:P) yields the protein MSLLLELLESTKHPVSLARCYFSEGQGSLPGKGVQGLGLDGQILQAGNVRWLDVESDLRVQMPEEAGHTVFCFTIDGKLAAVFGLQDTLRKETATTIQSLQNRNVAFHVLSGDDDGPVRAVTDQLGIPCSNVRSRCTPADKKSYVEDILSRSPESVVIFCGEGTNDAVALAQATVGIATS
- a CDS encoding uncharacterized protein (COG:S; EggNog:ENOG503P8SD), coding for MNRDADAAHNLLERKNKLMAELMTYYRDMIHTATQQIPANASNSSAAINSLAMETAMTGFIRATEDLLSLTHEIRELWIIGPLTKPGAGDEEARRNMKQEAEETFNLVNALRNEQRLAQIGAAEQSPMRYHVKNLEGHPGRTQAGQVPGVHQ